The following proteins come from a genomic window of Corallococcus sp. NCRR:
- a CDS encoding IS5 family transposase (programmed frameshift): protein MKRELVPEALWQRMEPLLPKRRRHRKGGRPYADDRAALRGILFVLKTGIAWEDLPTEVFGVSGITCWRRLNQWVKAGVFRKLQRKLLDELGMRGRIDWSRASFDSGSVRAPKGGPETGKNPTDRGKKGSKHHLVVDRKGLPLAVLLSAANVHDMKRALPLVDAIPPVHTGRRGRPRRRPKKAHGDKGYDYAVIRRGLCERRIKPRIARKGVESSQKLGRHRWVVERSLSWLHHLKRLRIREERRADLHLALLQLGCCVILQRRLPRRL from the exons TCGCCACCGCAAGGGAGGCCGACCGTACGCAGATGACCGCGCGGCCCTGCGCGGCATCCTCTTCGTGCTGAAGACGGGCATCGCGTGGGAGGACCTGCCGACGGAAGTCTTCGGTGTGAGTGGCATCACCTGCTGGCGCAGGCTCAACCAATGGGTGAAGGCGGGTGTCTTTCGCAAGCTACAGCGGAAGCTGCTCGACGAACTGGGCATGCGCGGCCGCATCGACTGGAGCCGTGCCTCCTTCGACTCGGGCAGTGTCCGGGCTC CAAAAGGGGGGCCCGAAACGGGCAAGAATCCCACCGACAGAGGGAAGAAGGGCTCCAAGCACCATCTCGTCGTAGACCGAAAAGGGCTGCCACTCGCCGTGCTCCTGTCGGCCGCCAACGTGCACGACATGAAGCGCGCACTCCCCCTCGTCGATGCCATCCCTCCCGTACACACCGGGCGCCGCGGCCGGCCGCGTAGGCGCCCCAAGAAGGCGCACGGTGACAAGGGCTACGACTACGCCGTCATCCGCCGCGGACTCTGCGAGCGGCGCATCAAGCCGCGCATCGCGCGCAAAGGAGTCGAGTCGAGCCAGAAACTGGGACGCCACCGCTGGGTGGTGGAGCGCAGTCTGTCCTGGTTGCACCACCTCAAGCGCCTGCGCATTCGAGAGGAGCGCCGAGCCGACCTGCACCTGGCGCTCCTGCAGCTCGGTTGCTGCGTCATACTTCAGCGCAGACTCCCTCGCCGGTTATGA
- a CDS encoding IS701 family transposase, with protein sequence MTPAQLKKLDESLSAYLEEMVAGMGRLERRRAMEAYVTGLLLDGERKSIEPMAARLVEDARDVEAMRQRLQQCVSQGTWSDEALRERLARKLEERLPEVEALVVDDTGFPKKGKHSVGVARQYSGTLGRTDNCQVAVSLHLAGARGSGCIGMQLYLPEEWVTEKDRRKAAGVPEAVGASRKWELALSQLDDALEWGVRKHVVLADAGYGNCREFREGLTARGLPYLVAVPGQHKVWPPGATPHLPVKKAGAYGRPRTRFVDDSGVQPWTIEELARQLPEEEYRRISWREGSRGTQSSTFAAVRIQVAEGHVVRKAPGAPEWLLCEWPPGEAAPTKYYLSSLPEDTPLKRLVTLAKLRWRVERDYQEMKGEVGLDHFEGRTWRGFHHHATLCMVAHGFLALRRALFPPEEDSLDPSPGASAASASAAAPPRPLSAVPPQTRRSRSSSRTVTHLIK encoded by the coding sequence ATGACACCCGCGCAGCTCAAGAAGTTGGATGAGTCGCTGAGCGCCTATCTCGAAGAGATGGTCGCCGGCATGGGGCGACTGGAGAGGCGGCGCGCCATGGAGGCCTATGTCACGGGCCTACTGCTGGATGGGGAGCGCAAGAGCATCGAGCCGATGGCGGCCCGGCTGGTAGAGGACGCCAGGGATGTCGAGGCAATGCGCCAGCGACTGCAGCAGTGCGTCTCGCAAGGGACGTGGAGCGACGAGGCGCTGAGGGAGCGACTGGCGCGGAAGCTGGAAGAGCGGCTGCCGGAGGTGGAAGCCCTTGTGGTGGACGACACGGGCTTCCCGAAGAAGGGGAAGCACTCGGTGGGAGTCGCCCGTCAGTACTCGGGGACGCTGGGGCGCACGGACAACTGCCAGGTGGCCGTCAGCCTGCATTTGGCTGGGGCTCGTGGCAGCGGGTGTATCGGCATGCAGCTGTACCTGCCCGAGGAGTGGGTGACGGAGAAGGACCGACGCAAGGCGGCCGGAGTCCCCGAGGCGGTAGGCGCCTCGCGCAAATGGGAATTGGCGCTGTCGCAGTTGGATGACGCGTTGGAGTGGGGCGTGCGCAAGCACGTCGTCCTGGCGGATGCGGGGTATGGCAATTGCCGGGAGTTTCGCGAAGGACTCACGGCACGCGGGCTGCCCTACCTCGTCGCCGTGCCGGGGCAGCACAAGGTGTGGCCTCCGGGGGCGACGCCGCACCTGCCCGTGAAGAAGGCTGGCGCGTACGGACGCCCCCGGACTCGCTTCGTCGACGACAGCGGCGTGCAGCCCTGGACGATTGAAGAGTTGGCGCGCCAGTTACCCGAGGAGGAGTACCGCCGCATCAGCTGGCGCGAGGGCAGCCGCGGCACGCAGTCCTCCACTTTCGCCGCAGTGCGAATCCAGGTCGCTGAAGGCCATGTCGTGCGCAAGGCGCCCGGCGCTCCCGAGTGGCTCCTGTGTGAGTGGCCGCCGGGCGAGGCCGCGCCAACGAAGTACTACCTCTCGTCTCTGCCGGAAGACACGCCCCTCAAACGCCTCGTCACCCTGGCGAAGCTGCGCTGGCGCGTCGAGCGCGACTACCAGGAGATGAAGGGCGAAGTCGGCCTGGACCATTTCGAGGGCCGCACCTGGAGAGGCTTTCACCACCACGCCACCCTCTGCATGGTGGCCCATGGCTTCCTCGCGCTCCGTCGAGCGCTTTTTCCCCCGGAGGAGGATTCCCTGGACCCTTCCCCAGGTGCGTCGGCGGCTTCAGCATCTGCTGCTGCGCCGCCTCGGCCATTGTCCGCTGTGCCTCCGCAGACTCGGCGCTCGCGCTCCTCCTCGAGGACCGTCACGCATCTGATCAAGTAG
- a CDS encoding IS701 family transposase, which yields MDRRTLKRLDEELREYLDSMVEGMGRPERRAAMAAYVTGLLLDGERKSIQPMAARLVDNASETEAMRQRLQECVVISGWSDAEVFRRLGQKLERELPGLEAFVLDDTGFPKKGTHSAGVARQYSGTLGRIDNCQVAVSLHLAGENGSGCIGMRMYLPEAWAKDTARRKKAGIPEDVGLTEKWRLALAQLDSALASGVRKHVVLADPGYGDCGDFRDGLVERGLDYVVGIKGETSVWPPGSTPTIRKKPPGSRGRPSTRHYDDKHPPVLVGVLAKELKYRAVSWREGSRGWQSSRFAAVRIRTAHRHMNGVPPGDEQWLLCQWPQGAQAPTKFWLSSLPADTSIRTLVRLAKLRWRIERDYQEMKQELGLDHFEGRTWRGFHHHATLCAMAHGFLALRRALSPPGPGEMDAA from the coding sequence ATGGACCGGCGGACGCTGAAGCGACTCGATGAGGAGTTGCGCGAGTACCTCGACTCGATGGTGGAAGGCATGGGCCGCCCCGAGCGGCGCGCCGCGATGGCGGCGTACGTGACGGGGCTGCTGCTCGACGGCGAGCGCAAAAGCATTCAACCGATGGCGGCACGGCTGGTGGATAACGCGTCGGAGACGGAGGCGATGCGCCAGCGGCTTCAGGAGTGCGTCGTCATCAGCGGATGGTCCGATGCGGAGGTGTTCCGACGCCTGGGCCAAAAGCTGGAGCGGGAACTGCCGGGACTGGAGGCGTTCGTCCTCGACGATACGGGCTTTCCGAAGAAGGGGACGCACTCGGCCGGCGTGGCACGCCAGTACTCGGGCACGCTGGGGCGAATCGACAACTGCCAGGTGGCGGTGAGTCTGCACCTGGCGGGCGAGAATGGCTCTGGCTGCATCGGCATGCGGATGTACCTCCCAGAGGCCTGGGCGAAGGACACCGCACGTCGCAAGAAGGCAGGCATTCCAGAGGACGTGGGCCTCACGGAGAAGTGGCGGCTGGCTCTGGCGCAGTTGGACTCGGCGCTTGCCTCTGGCGTGCGCAAGCATGTCGTGCTTGCCGACCCGGGCTACGGGGACTGCGGGGATTTTCGCGATGGCCTCGTCGAGCGAGGGCTGGACTATGTGGTGGGCATCAAGGGCGAGACCTCTGTGTGGCCGCCAGGCAGCACCCCAACCATTCGCAAGAAGCCGCCGGGCAGTCGCGGTCGGCCTTCCACTCGGCACTACGACGACAAGCATCCGCCGGTGCTGGTGGGCGTGCTGGCCAAGGAGTTGAAGTACCGCGCCGTCAGCTGGCGCGAGGGAAGCCGGGGCTGGCAGTCCTCTCGCTTCGCAGCCGTCCGCATCCGGACGGCGCACCGGCATATGAATGGAGTGCCGCCTGGAGATGAGCAGTGGTTGTTGTGCCAATGGCCCCAAGGAGCGCAGGCCCCCACGAAATTCTGGCTCTCCTCCCTCCCAGCTGACACGTCTATCCGCACCCTGGTGCGCCTGGCCAAGCTGCGTTGGCGCATCGAGCGCGACTACCAGGAGATGAAGCAGGAACTCGGCCTGGACCACTTCGAGGGCCGCACCTGGCGGGGCTTCCACCACCACGCCACCCTCTGCGCCATGGCCCATGGCTTTCTCGCGCTCCGACGAGCGCTTTCCCCCCCGGGGCCGGGTGAAATGGACGCTGCCTGA
- a CDS encoding IS630 family transposase produces the protein MPSLDAQYVQRMEDVLALYEKPFSRREPVVCFDERPVQLLDSKRDVLPMHPGAVARRDFEYVRCGTANLFCAVEPQTGRHFVKATRCRKAADFAEAVRDLARRYPNARKIHLVLDNLNIHTRFSLTRRFGWKQGLRLWSRFCVHYTPVHGSWLNQAEIEVSLVSRQCLGHQRIASVETLRDRTRAWERDANRHRVPIRWAFTTAKARHTFHYQPEDFIRDED, from the coding sequence GTGCCCAGCCTGGATGCCCAGTACGTCCAGCGCATGGAGGACGTGCTGGCCCTTTACGAGAAGCCCTTCAGCCGACGTGAGCCCGTCGTCTGCTTCGACGAGAGGCCCGTACAACTGCTGGACTCCAAGCGAGACGTGCTGCCCATGCACCCTGGCGCTGTCGCTCGGCGTGACTTCGAATATGTCCGGTGTGGCACCGCCAATCTCTTCTGCGCGGTGGAGCCGCAGACAGGGCGCCACTTCGTCAAGGCGACGCGCTGCCGCAAGGCCGCTGATTTCGCGGAAGCGGTGCGGGACCTGGCGCGCCGCTACCCCAACGCCCGAAAGATTCACCTCGTGCTGGACAACCTCAACATCCACACACGTTTCTCGCTGACACGTCGCTTTGGATGGAAGCAGGGCCTGCGCCTGTGGAGTCGCTTCTGCGTGCACTACACGCCTGTGCACGGCAGCTGGCTCAATCAGGCTGAAATCGAGGTGAGCCTCGTCTCGCGTCAATGCCTGGGACACCAGCGCATCGCTTCCGTGGAGACCCTGCGCGACAGGACTCGCGCCTGGGAACGCGATGCCAACCGCCACCGCGTTCCCATTCGCTGGGCCTTCACCACCGCCAAGGCCCGGCACACCTTCCACTACCAACCGGAGGACTTCATCCGGGACGAGGACTAG